Proteins encoded in a region of the Solanum dulcamara chromosome 9, daSolDulc1.2, whole genome shotgun sequence genome:
- the LOC129902989 gene encoding agmatine coumaroyltransferase-2-like gives MKIRIESSRIIKPFYEHTPPPPTTSHIPLSVFDKVTYDAQIAIIYAYHPPTPPNTAIELGLQKALAVYREWGGRLGEDEHGNRVILLNDEGVRFVEASASSTLDQVMPFKPSPSLLSLHPSLKDVKELVQVQLTRFTCGSLVVGFTAHHTVADGHSTSNFLVSWGQACRGLRVNPLPLHDRTLFTPRNPPLIEYQHKGIEFMSKSKKEHSLNEVHHISEDVVVHKVHFTIEFLTNLKAKASSMNGNNKPYSTFESLLAHLWRVLTKARGLSGFESTQIRISVNGRTRLNQKVPNEYFGNLVLWAFPTTKVKDLLREPLPHATKLIHDAITKVNNDYFRSFVDFASTKAKEEDLIPTADMNKHILCPNIEVDSWLRFPFYDLDFGTGCPYIFMPSYFPTEGMMFLIPSFVGDGSIDVFVPLFEDKLFLFKKNCYSLDLLED, from the coding sequence ATGAAGATTAGAATAGAAAGTTCAAGAATTATTAAGCCTTTCTATGAACACACCCCTCCTCCTCCAACAACAAGTCACATTCCCCTCAGTGTCTTTGATAAGGTCACATATGATGCTCAAATTGCCATCATATATGCTTATCACCCTCCCACCCCACCAAATACCGCGATTGAATTAGGTCTTCAAAAAGCCTTAGCTGTTTATCGAGAGTGGGGTGGAAGATTAGGTGAAGACGAACATGGAAATCGTGTCATTCTCCTCAATGATGAGGGTGTTAGATTCGTCGAGGCATCGGCTAGTAGCACCCTAGATCAAGTAATGCCTTTCAAACCTTCGCCTTCTTTGCTTAGCCTACACCCTAGCTTGAAGGATGTGAAAGAATTGGTGCAAGTCCAATTAACTAGGTTCACTTGTGGCTCCTTGGTGGTTGGTTTTACCGCTCACCACACGGTGGCTGATGGTCATTCCACTAGCAACTTCTTGGTTTCGTGGGGTCAAGCTTGTCGAGGCCTCAGAGTCAATCCACTTCCTCTACATGATCGTACACTTTTCACCCCTCGAAATCCCCCTCTTATTGAGTATCAACATAAAGGGATTGAATTCATGTCTAAGTCGAAAAAAGAACATTCACTCAATGAGGTTCATCATATATCTGAAGATGTGGTAGTACACAAAGTCCATTTCACAATTGAGTTTCTCACGAATCTTAAAGCAAAGGCTTCTTCCATGAATGGAAATAACAAGCCTTATAGCACCTTTGAAAGTCTCCTCGCGCATTTATGGAGGGTTCTAACCAAAGCCCGCGGGCTAAGTGGATTTGAATCAACCCAAATAAGAATCTCAGTCAATGGTAGAACGAGGTTGAACCAAAAAGTACCTAATGAGTACTTTGGTAACTTGGTCCTATGGGCATTCCCAACAACAAAAGTAAAAGACCTATTGCGAGAGCCTCTTCCACATGCAACAAAACTCATTCATGACGCTATTACAAAAGTAAACAACGACTATTTTAGATCGTTCGTTGATTTTGCTAGTACGAAAGCAAAGGAAGAAGATCTTATCCCTACCGCAGACATGAACAAGCACATACTTTGCCCAAATATCGAGGTGGATAGTTGGTTAAGATTTCCATTTTATGACCTAGATTTTGGTACGGGATGCCCGTACATTTTCATGCCTTCGTATTTTCCTACTGAAGGCATGATGTTTCTTATACCGTCCTTTGTTGGAGACGGAAGTATCGATGTCTTCGTTCCTTTATTCGAAGACAAGTTGTTCCTCTTCAAGAAAAATTGTTATTCCTTGGACTTGCTTGAAGATTAA